One region of Streptomyces subrutilus genomic DNA includes:
- a CDS encoding aldehyde dehydrogenase family protein: MASLFEYAPAPESRSVVDIAPSYGLFIDGEFTDAADGKVFKTVSPSSEEVLAEVAQAGAADVDRAVRAARKAFEKWSALPGSERAKYLFRIARIIQERSRELAVLETLDNGKPIKETRDADLPLVAAHFFYYAGWADKLDHAGYGPNPRPLGVAGQVIPWNFPLLMLAWKIAPALATGNTVVLKPAETTPLSALFFADICRQAGLPKGVVNILTGYGDAGAALVEHPDVNKVAFTGSTAVGKKIARHVAGTDKKVTLELGGKGANIVFDDAPVDQAVEGIVNGIFFNQGQVCCAGSRLLVQESLHDELLDSLKRRLSTLRLGDPLDKNTDIGAINSAEQLARITALADTGEAEGAERWSPACELPSAGYWFAPTLFTNVTQAHTVARDEIFGPVLSVLTFRTPDEAVAKANNSQYGLSAGIWTEKGSRILAVAGKLRAGVVWANTFNKFDPTSPFGGYKESGFGREGGRHGLEGYLDV; the protein is encoded by the coding sequence ATGGCATCCCTTTTCGAGTACGCACCGGCTCCCGAGTCCCGCTCGGTCGTCGACATCGCCCCCTCCTACGGGCTCTTCATCGACGGTGAGTTCACCGACGCCGCCGACGGCAAGGTCTTCAAGACCGTCTCGCCGTCGTCCGAAGAGGTCCTCGCCGAGGTCGCCCAGGCGGGCGCCGCCGATGTGGACCGCGCCGTCAGGGCGGCCCGCAAGGCCTTCGAGAAGTGGTCCGCGCTGCCCGGCTCCGAGCGCGCCAAGTACCTCTTCCGCATCGCCCGGATCATCCAGGAGCGCAGCCGCGAGCTCGCCGTCCTGGAGACCCTGGACAACGGCAAGCCGATCAAGGAGACCCGCGACGCGGACCTCCCGCTGGTCGCCGCGCACTTCTTCTACTACGCGGGCTGGGCCGACAAGCTCGACCACGCGGGCTACGGCCCGAACCCGCGCCCGCTGGGTGTCGCGGGCCAGGTCATCCCCTGGAACTTCCCCCTCCTGATGCTCGCGTGGAAGATCGCCCCGGCGCTCGCCACCGGCAACACGGTCGTCCTGAAGCCCGCCGAGACCACCCCGCTCTCCGCGCTGTTCTTCGCGGACATCTGCCGCCAGGCCGGCCTGCCCAAGGGCGTCGTCAACATCCTCACCGGGTACGGAGACGCGGGCGCGGCCCTCGTCGAGCACCCGGACGTGAACAAGGTCGCCTTCACCGGCTCCACGGCCGTGGGCAAGAAGATCGCCCGCCACGTCGCCGGCACCGACAAGAAGGTCACCCTGGAGCTGGGCGGCAAGGGCGCCAACATCGTCTTCGACGACGCCCCCGTCGACCAGGCCGTCGAGGGCATCGTCAACGGCATCTTCTTCAACCAGGGCCAGGTCTGCTGCGCCGGATCCCGCCTCCTGGTCCAGGAGTCGCTCCACGACGAGCTGCTGGACTCCCTCAAGCGCCGCCTCTCCACGCTGCGCCTGGGCGACCCGCTCGACAAGAACACCGACATCGGCGCGATCAACTCCGCCGAGCAGCTCGCCCGGATCACCGCGCTCGCGGATACCGGCGAGGCCGAGGGCGCCGAGCGCTGGTCCCCGGCCTGCGAGCTGCCGTCCGCCGGCTACTGGTTCGCCCCGACGCTCTTCACCAACGTCACCCAGGCGCACACCGTCGCCCGCGACGAGATCTTCGGCCCGGTGCTGTCCGTACTGACCTTCCGCACGCCCGACGAGGCCGTCGCCAAGGCCAACAACAGCCAGTACGGCCTGTCCGCGGGCATCTGGACGGAGAAGGGCTCGCGCATCCTCGCGGTCGCGGGCAAGCTCCGCGCGGGTGTCGTCTGGGCCAACACGTTCAACAAGTTCGACCCGACCTCGCCCTTCGGCGGCTACAAGGAGTCGGGCTTCGGCCGCGAGGGCGGCCGCCACGGCCTGGAGGGCTACCTCGATGTCTGA
- a CDS encoding aldehyde dehydrogenase family protein, whose amino-acid sequence MSDKSEQQRLGVFKTYKLYIGGKFPRSESGRVYEVTTKTSAAGAAGKGNWLANAPLSSRKDARDAVVAARKAFGGWSGATAYNRGQILYRIAEMLEGRRDQFVREVGEAEGLSKSKAGAVVDAAIDRWVWYAGWTDKIGQIVGGANPVAGPFFNLSTPEPTGVVTVIAPQDSSFLGLVSVIAPVIATGNTAVVIASEKSPLPALSLGEVLATSDLPGGVVNILSGKAAEMGPHLASHQDVNAIDLAGADVALAKELEIAAADNLKRVLRPQPVDDWTADPGTHRMTAFLETKTVWHPTGSLGSGGSSY is encoded by the coding sequence ATGTCTGACAAGTCCGAACAGCAGCGCCTGGGTGTCTTCAAAACCTACAAGCTGTACATCGGGGGCAAGTTCCCCCGCTCCGAGAGCGGCCGGGTGTACGAGGTGACCACGAAAACATCAGCCGCCGGCGCGGCGGGCAAGGGCAACTGGCTGGCCAACGCCCCGCTGTCCTCCCGCAAGGACGCGCGTGACGCGGTCGTCGCGGCCCGCAAGGCCTTCGGCGGCTGGTCGGGCGCCACCGCCTACAACCGCGGGCAGATCCTCTACCGCATCGCCGAGATGCTCGAGGGCCGCCGCGACCAGTTCGTCCGCGAGGTCGGCGAGGCGGAGGGCCTGTCCAAGTCGAAGGCCGGCGCCGTCGTGGACGCCGCCATCGACCGCTGGGTCTGGTACGCGGGCTGGACCGACAAGATCGGCCAGATCGTCGGCGGGGCCAACCCCGTCGCGGGCCCGTTCTTCAACCTCTCCACCCCCGAGCCGACCGGCGTCGTGACGGTCATCGCCCCGCAGGACTCGTCGTTCCTCGGCCTGGTCTCGGTGATCGCCCCGGTGATCGCCACCGGCAACACCGCGGTCGTGATCGCCTCGGAGAAGTCCCCGCTGCCCGCCCTCTCCCTGGGCGAGGTGCTGGCCACCTCCGACCTGCCCGGCGGCGTGGTCAACATCCTGTCCGGCAAGGCCGCGGAGATGGGCCCGCACCTGGCCTCCCACCAGGACGTCAACGCGATCGACCTGGCGGGCGCCGACGTCGCGCTGGCCAAGGAGCTGGAGATCGCCGCGGCGGACAACCTCAAGCGCGTCCTGCGTCCACAGCCTGTGGACGACTGGACCGCGGACCCGGGCACGCACCGCATGACGGCGTTCCTGGAGACCAAGACGGTCTGGCACCCGACGGGTTCGCTCGGCTCGGGCGGGTCCTCGTACTAG
- a CDS encoding uridine kinase family protein, whose translation MLDTNRPPEGSPTGINGSDWCPVSCSSPLPTRVVLLTGPSGSGKSSLAARSGLPVLRLDDFYKEADDPTLPLVDGSSDIDWDSPLSWDADTAVAAIEELCAGGRAEVPLYDLATSSRVGTEALDISRTPLFIAEGIFAADIVARCQELGLLADAICLRGRPSTTFRRRLVRDLREGRKSVLFLVRRGYRLMRAERGIVARHTELGAHACGRDEALGRLAAAAAGRHRPATAPA comes from the coding sequence ATCCTCGATACCAACCGGCCACCGGAGGGGTCCCCTACAGGGATTAATGGTTCAGACTGGTGTCCCGTGAGCTGTTCTTCTCCCCTGCCGACGCGCGTCGTGCTGCTGACCGGGCCCTCCGGCTCCGGCAAGTCCTCGCTGGCGGCCCGCTCGGGCCTTCCCGTGCTGCGCCTGGACGACTTCTACAAGGAGGCGGACGACCCGACCCTTCCGCTGGTCGACGGCAGCTCGGACATCGACTGGGACTCCCCGCTGTCCTGGGACGCGGACACCGCCGTCGCGGCGATCGAGGAACTGTGCGCGGGGGGCCGTGCGGAGGTTCCCCTCTACGACCTCGCGACGTCCTCCCGGGTCGGCACGGAAGCGCTGGACATCTCCCGCACCCCGCTGTTCATCGCGGAGGGCATCTTCGCGGCCGACATCGTCGCCCGCTGCCAGGAGCTGGGGCTGCTCGCCGATGCGATCTGTCTGCGGGGGCGGCCGTCGACGACGTTCCGGCGGCGGCTGGTCCGGGACCTGCGCGAGGGGCGCAAGTCGGTGCTGTTCCTGGTGCGCAGGGGCTACCGGCTGATGCGGGCCGAACGGGGCATCGTGGCGCGGCACACCGAACTGGGCGCCCACGCCTGCGGCCGGGACGAGGCCCTCGGCCGCCTGGCCGCCGCCGCGGCGGGCCGCCACCGCCCGGCCACGGCCCCGGCCTAG
- a CDS encoding SigE family RNA polymerase sigma factor produces the protein MNTLHSTTTSAVVTRLHDVNRRAGVRNVAVARPRPAHVVAIDAKQYQAVPAQRTPSSTSEAEFTAYVQERRAALYATAFHLTGDRHEAEDLLQSALFSTYRAWDRITDKAAVGGYLRRTMTNLHISAWRRRKLNEYPTEELPETASDTDAMRGTELRAVLWQALSRIPEPQRTMLVLRYYEGRTDPEIAEILGISVGTVKSSIWRSLRRLREDEALSFGEDEAESFEELVA, from the coding sequence ATGAACACGCTGCACAGCACCACCACCAGCGCGGTTGTCACGCGGCTGCACGATGTGAACCGCCGGGCGGGTGTCCGTAACGTCGCGGTAGCCCGGCCCCGGCCGGCACACGTCGTAGCCATTGACGCGAAGCAGTACCAGGCGGTTCCCGCACAGCGCACCCCGTCCTCCACGTCCGAGGCGGAGTTCACGGCGTACGTCCAGGAGCGCCGGGCCGCCCTGTACGCGACGGCCTTCCACCTCACCGGCGACCGCCACGAGGCGGAGGACCTGCTGCAGAGCGCGCTGTTCTCCACGTACCGCGCCTGGGACCGGATCACCGACAAGGCGGCCGTGGGCGGGTACCTGCGCCGCACGATGACGAACCTGCACATCAGCGCGTGGCGCCGGCGGAAGCTGAACGAGTACCCGACGGAGGAGCTGCCGGAGACGGCCTCGGACACGGACGCGATGCGCGGTACGGAGCTGCGCGCGGTGCTGTGGCAGGCCCTGTCCCGGATCCCGGAGCCGCAGCGCACGATGCTGGTCCTGCGGTACTACGAGGGCCGCACGGACCCGGAGATCGCGGAGATCCTCGGGATCAGCGTCGGCACGGTGAAGTCGAGCATCTGGCGGTCGCTGCGGCGGCTGCGCGAGGACGAGGCGCTGAGCTTCGGCGAGGACGAGGCGGAGTCCTTCGAGGAGCTCGTCGCGTAG
- the afsQ1 gene encoding two-component system response regulator AfsQ1 yields MPFLLLIEDDDAIRTALELSLSRQGHRVATAATGEDGLKLLREQRPDLIVLDVMLPGIDGFEVCRRIRRTDQLPIILLTARSDDIDVVVGLESGADDYVVKPVQGRVLDARIRAVLRRGERESSDSASFGSLVIDRAAMTVTKNGEDLQLTPTELRLLLELSRRPGQALSRQQLLRLVWEHDYLGDSRLVDACVQRLRAKVEDVPSSPTLIRTVRGVGYRLDSPQ; encoded by the coding sequence GTGCCTTTCCTGTTGCTGATCGAGGACGACGACGCCATCCGCACGGCCCTCGAACTCTCCCTGTCACGCCAGGGCCACCGTGTGGCCACCGCGGCGACGGGCGAGGACGGCCTGAAACTGCTGCGCGAGCAGCGGCCGGATCTGATCGTGCTGGACGTGATGCTGCCCGGGATCGACGGCTTCGAGGTGTGCCGGCGGATCCGCCGCACCGACCAGCTGCCGATCATCCTGCTCACCGCGCGCAGCGACGACATCGATGTCGTCGTCGGCCTGGAGTCCGGTGCCGACGACTACGTGGTCAAGCCCGTGCAGGGGCGGGTGCTCGACGCCCGCATCCGCGCCGTGCTGCGGCGCGGCGAGCGCGAGTCCAGCGACTCGGCGAGCTTCGGCTCCCTGGTCATCGACCGCGCCGCCATGACGGTGACGAAGAACGGCGAGGACCTCCAGCTCACCCCGACCGAGCTGCGGCTGCTGCTGGAGCTGAGCCGCCGTCCCGGCCAGGCGCTCTCCCGCCAGCAGTTGCTCCGCCTCGTCTGGGAGCACGACTACCTCGGCGACTCGCGGCTCGTGGACGCCTGCGTGCAGCGGCTGCGCGCCAAGGTCGAGGACGTGCCGTCCTCGCCCACCCTGATCCGGACCGTCCGGGGCGTCGGCTACCGCCTGGACTCCCCGCAGTGA
- a CDS encoding sensor histidine kinase translates to MIPALLAGRRWTSLRLRLLIVFALVALTAAVSASGIAYWLNREAVLTRTQDAALGDFRQEMQNRAAALPADPTQQEIQRTAELMAGSSPGYSVLLVQEGKDGQVSGTAGPDAFGLGDVPKSLRDAVNDRQKTTAANDSEYHMYWQRTKPGGNPYLVGGTRIVGGGLTGYMYKSLAQERDDLNALAWSLTIATGLALLGSALLAQAAARTVLKPVQRLGDAARRLGEGELDTRLDVSGTDELADLSHTFNKTAEALEKKVADMSAREESSRRFVADMSHELRTPLTALTAVAEVLEEEVDDLDPMIAPAVALVVSETRRLNDLVENLMEVTRFDAGTARLVLDDVDVADQVTACIDARAWLDAVELDAERGIVARLDPRRLDVILANLIGNALKHGGSPVRVRVVVEGEWLVIAVQDNGPGIPQDVLPHVFDRFYKASASRPKSDGSGLGLSIAVENAHIHGGDITAANGPGGGALFTLRLPVDVGKVIAGDQDA, encoded by the coding sequence GTGATCCCGGCGCTGCTCGCGGGCCGGCGCTGGACCAGCCTGCGGCTGCGACTCCTCATCGTGTTCGCCCTGGTCGCGCTGACGGCCGCGGTCTCCGCCTCGGGGATCGCGTACTGGCTCAACCGGGAGGCGGTCCTCACCCGTACCCAGGACGCGGCCCTCGGCGACTTCCGGCAGGAGATGCAGAACCGGGCGGCGGCGCTGCCCGCCGACCCGACCCAGCAGGAGATCCAGCGCACCGCGGAGCTGATGGCGGGCAGCAGCCCGGGCTACAGCGTGCTGCTGGTGCAGGAGGGCAAGGACGGGCAGGTGTCGGGGACGGCGGGGCCCGACGCCTTCGGGCTGGGCGACGTGCCGAAGTCCTTGCGGGACGCGGTGAACGACCGGCAGAAGACGACGGCGGCCAACGACTCCGAGTACCACATGTACTGGCAGCGGACGAAGCCCGGCGGCAATCCGTACCTGGTCGGCGGGACGCGGATCGTGGGCGGCGGGCTCACCGGCTACATGTACAAGTCCCTCGCGCAGGAGCGGGACGACCTGAACGCGCTGGCCTGGTCGCTGACGATCGCGACGGGCCTGGCGCTGCTGGGTTCCGCGCTGCTCGCGCAGGCCGCGGCCCGTACGGTGCTCAAGCCCGTGCAGCGGCTGGGCGACGCGGCGCGGCGGCTCGGCGAGGGCGAGCTCGACACCCGGCTCGACGTGTCGGGGACCGACGAACTGGCCGACCTCTCCCACACGTTCAACAAGACGGCCGAGGCGCTGGAGAAGAAGGTCGCCGACATGAGCGCGCGGGAGGAGTCGAGCCGGCGCTTCGTCGCGGACATGTCGCACGAGCTGCGCACGCCGCTGACGGCGTTGACGGCGGTCGCCGAGGTGCTGGAGGAAGAGGTCGACGACCTCGACCCGATGATCGCACCGGCGGTGGCGCTGGTCGTCAGCGAGACGCGGCGCCTCAACGACCTGGTGGAGAACCTGATGGAGGTCACCCGCTTCGACGCGGGAACGGCCCGGCTGGTGCTGGACGACGTGGACGTCGCCGACCAGGTCACGGCGTGCATCGACGCGCGCGCCTGGCTGGACGCCGTCGAACTCGACGCCGAGCGGGGCATCGTGGCGCGGCTCGACCCGCGCCGCCTCGACGTCATCCTCGCCAACCTGATCGGCAACGCCCTCAAGCACGGCGGCTCGCCGGTGCGGGTGAGGGTGGTCGTGGAGGGGGAGTGGCTGGTGATCGCGGTGCAGGACAACGGGCCGGGCATCCCGCAGGACGTCCTGCCGCACGTCTTCGACCGGTTCTACAAGGCGAGCGCCTCGCGGCCGAAGTCGGACGGGAGCGGGCTGGGCCTGTCGATCGCCGTGGAGAACGCGCACATCCACGGCGGCGACATCACCGCGGCCAACGGGCCGGGGGGCGGCGCGCTGTTCACGCTGCGGCTGCCGGTGGACGTGGGGAAGGTGATCGCGGGTGACCAGGACGCGTAA